One Pseudomonas sp. C27(2019) DNA window includes the following coding sequences:
- a CDS encoding nitric oxide reductase activation protein NorD, giving the protein MGIGVEVEEWAGEIWHRFITRRADPGFPEARVELVDMQRSLAVLFRALGGAAGVAVEASSARKMVLRRSLIQQVAGSSQQLAVAWADAENLRLPASLAVYPDPELNRDLYRWLALLAATSNKMRHWGRDNQRWTQNLLAQYPAMRSRYQRLLDAHLALRPDPNSLKKNEAALERALRQALQEPGSVVDFPVTERAPFPLPLWLYPAERLGDPQSSELESEEDEGDVVGGAQGEGRDARKQASRVEDNSGKQGLLLFRLENLFSWSEHIDVDRCGDDNEDLDAARVAEDLDEIAVSRKRKRKGGGLKLHLDLPPTDIDDIPLGEGIKLPEWDFRKNALIDDFVNVQMMLPRDQEAAPLPLRLSQLARRIRRQFENLRSEPRWLHQQPQGDELDLQACLDFHVERQHGQIAERGLFMEKRQQHRDLSCLLLADLSMSTDSHINDERRVIDVVADSMLLFGEALSAVGDDFAFYGFSSLRRHHVRMQEVKRFDQRYDDSVRGTIQALRPGYYTRMGAAIRQASALLKDRPHKRRVLLLVTDGKPNDLDLYEGRYGVEDTRQAVLEAQKLGLIPFCITIDREAADYLPYMFGANGYTLIREPEHLPTRLPQLYRQLTQ; this is encoded by the coding sequence ATGGGCATTGGTGTTGAAGTAGAAGAGTGGGCTGGTGAAATTTGGCACCGGTTTATTACCCGCCGCGCTGATCCAGGCTTTCCAGAGGCACGGGTTGAACTGGTAGATATGCAGCGCTCGTTGGCCGTACTATTCCGAGCATTAGGCGGTGCTGCAGGCGTTGCTGTGGAAGCCTCTAGTGCACGTAAAATGGTGTTACGGCGTTCGCTCATACAGCAAGTAGCTGGCAGCAGTCAGCAGTTGGCAGTGGCGTGGGCCGATGCAGAAAACTTACGTTTGCCTGCAAGCTTAGCGGTGTACCCTGATCCTGAGCTCAACCGAGATCTGTATCGCTGGCTAGCGCTATTGGCTGCGACTTCAAATAAAATGCGCCATTGGGGGCGTGATAATCAACGCTGGACCCAGAATCTGCTGGCGCAGTACCCAGCCATGCGCTCACGCTACCAGCGCTTACTGGACGCCCATTTAGCGCTACGTCCAGACCCTAACTCATTAAAGAAAAATGAAGCCGCTTTAGAGCGTGCTTTACGCCAAGCCTTGCAAGAACCGGGCAGTGTAGTAGATTTCCCTGTTACCGAGCGAGCGCCGTTTCCACTGCCATTGTGGTTGTATCCAGCGGAGCGCTTGGGTGATCCGCAAAGCAGTGAGCTCGAAAGTGAAGAAGATGAAGGCGATGTGGTGGGTGGCGCACAGGGCGAAGGCCGTGATGCACGCAAACAGGCATCGCGGGTTGAAGACAACTCCGGTAAGCAGGGTTTGTTGTTATTTCGCCTAGAAAACTTATTTAGCTGGTCTGAGCATATTGATGTTGATCGCTGTGGCGATGACAACGAAGACCTTGATGCGGCACGAGTGGCCGAAGATTTAGATGAAATTGCCGTATCGCGCAAACGTAAGCGCAAGGGCGGTGGTTTAAAGTTACACCTGGATTTACCACCCACAGATATTGATGACATCCCTCTGGGCGAGGGAATTAAGTTGCCTGAGTGGGATTTCCGTAAAAATGCTCTAATAGATGATTTTGTGAATGTGCAGATGATGCTACCCCGTGATCAGGAGGCTGCACCTTTACCACTGCGCTTAAGCCAATTAGCGCGACGCATTCGTCGTCAATTCGAAAATTTACGCAGTGAGCCGCGCTGGTTGCACCAGCAGCCACAAGGCGATGAATTGGATTTACAAGCCTGCTTGGACTTCCATGTCGAGCGCCAGCACGGCCAGATTGCTGAGCGCGGTCTGTTTATGGAAAAACGCCAACAGCACCGGGATTTATCCTGTTTGTTGCTGGCGGACTTATCCATGTCGACTGACTCGCACATCAATGATGAGCGCAGAGTGATTGACGTGGTGGCTGATAGCATGCTGTTGTTTGGTGAGGCGTTGTCTGCAGTAGGTGATGATTTTGCTTTCTATGGCTTTTCTTCGCTGCGTCGCCACCATGTGCGCATGCAAGAAGTTAAACGCTTTGATCAGCGTTACGACGATAGCGTACGCGGCACCATTCAGGCTTTAAGACCGGGTTATTACACGCGAATGGGTGCAGCGATTCGCCAAGCCAGTGCGTTGCTTAAAGATCGGCCACATAAACGCCGAGTGTTGTTGCTCGTGACCGATGGCAAGCCCAATGATTTAGATTTATACGAAGGCCGCTACGGGGTGGAAGATACTCGACAAGCGGTATTAGAGGCGCAAAAGCTGGGTTTAATCCCTTTTTGCATAACCATTGATCGCGAAGCAGCAGATTATCTGCCCTATATGTTTGGTGCCAATGGTTACACCTTGATTCGTGAGCCTGAGCATTTACCTACACGCTTGCCGCAGTTGTACCGCCAGCTGACTCAGTAG
- a CDS encoding NnrS family protein, producing the protein MSNSPQPSIRQRKKPASQYLFPLAAAYAALLMPWSILALLMAVPAPLGLYSFFGHAHELLIGYAMLVVAGYLLGPLAGRKVLLLIAAWLLARVGFLFFPGSFFAWATALVVAGLIASWIVPRFARSAKKWRNKSIAPLVIILCVLLVFAAQPRWQGQTIVVELLLGLALLMFFMGGRIIAPAVAGYLLRQQRTLQARVQPTIEGAVLILLFLVLLLYPLPGILNEQLAGVLVFLAGLLTAVRLLRWQLWHCRKRADLLLLGAGYAWLALGLCLLGCALLFKPALLSAGVHAITVGALGTLTLTVMARVHLMQRYRDANARPLSHIAGVLINCAALLRVIPALLGQQSSAWLLAAALLWTLSFLLLLLVFWQSRSGLSKPA; encoded by the coding sequence GTGAGTAACAGCCCGCAACCATCAATACGCCAGCGTAAAAAGCCTGCCAGCCAGTATCTGTTTCCACTGGCGGCAGCCTATGCGGCGCTGCTGATGCCGTGGTCAATATTGGCGCTACTGATGGCAGTGCCTGCACCACTTGGTTTGTATAGCTTCTTTGGCCATGCCCATGAGCTGTTGATTGGTTATGCCATGCTGGTAGTAGCCGGTTACTTGTTAGGGCCGCTTGCGGGACGCAAAGTCTTGTTATTGATTGCTGCTTGGCTGTTGGCTCGGGTTGGTTTTTTGTTTTTCCCAGGCAGCTTTTTTGCTTGGGCTACTGCGCTCGTTGTAGCGGGCTTAATTGCCAGCTGGATCGTGCCACGCTTTGCACGCTCGGCGAAAAAGTGGCGCAATAAAAGCATTGCACCTCTAGTTATTATTTTGTGTGTTTTATTGGTTTTTGCTGCGCAACCCCGCTGGCAAGGTCAAACGATAGTGGTGGAGTTGTTACTGGGCTTGGCGTTGCTGATGTTTTTTATGGGGGGGCGCATCATTGCTCCAGCAGTGGCTGGGTATTTATTGCGACAGCAACGTACCTTGCAGGCGCGTGTGCAGCCTACCATTGAAGGTGCTGTGCTGATTTTACTGTTCCTTGTTCTGCTACTGTACCCATTGCCGGGCATACTCAATGAACAGTTAGCAGGCGTGCTGGTGTTTTTGGCTGGACTCTTAACAGCGGTACGCTTGCTGCGCTGGCAATTATGGCATTGCCGTAAGCGTGCTGATTTATTATTGCTGGGCGCGGGTTATGCATGGCTGGCGCTGGGCTTATGTTTACTGGGTTGTGCGTTATTGTTTAAACCGGCACTGCTCAGTGCAGGTGTGCATGCCATTACTGTAGGTGCGCTGGGTACCCTGACTTTAACAGTGATGGCGCGTGTTCATTTGATGCAACGCTATCGTGATGCAAATGCACGGCCACTTAGCCATATCGCTGGCGTGCTGATTAATTGTGCGGCTTTATTGCGGGTCATACCGGCATTGTTAGGGCAGCAAAGCAGTGCATGGCTGCTAGCTGCAGCACTGTTATGGACGCTGAGTTTTTTGCTGCTACTGCTGGTGTTTTGGCAAAGTCGCAGTGGGCTGAGCAAGCCCGCTTAA
- a CDS encoding multidrug transporter: protein MNMFRITAAILALCMSVMSMPASAANVSGNPEYQVDAPPAYSMVADVVIARPLLIAATVIGAGLFVVTLPFTLLGGGVDRAGQALVVEPGKAAFVRCLGCTKSGYDNHSD from the coding sequence ATGAATATGTTTCGAATCACCGCTGCAATCTTAGCCCTGTGTATGAGCGTGATGAGCATGCCGGCATCTGCTGCGAATGTCAGCGGCAACCCTGAGTATCAGGTGGATGCGCCGCCCGCTTACTCTATGGTTGCTGATGTAGTGATTGCACGTCCATTGCTGATAGCCGCAACTGTGATTGGTGCTGGCTTATTTGTAGTGACACTGCCTTTTACGCTACTTGGTGGTGGTGTTGATCGTGCAGGCCAGGCCCTTGTGGTTGAGCCCGGTAAAGCTGCATTTGTGCGCTGCCTTGGTTGCACCAAGTCGGGTTACGATAATCACAGTGACTGA
- a CDS encoding Crp/Fnr family transcriptional regulator, with amino-acid sequence MEPHPLYQKILREHHLFSALNESQLIQLIEESQLLNLEKGAYVFRQGDSCNSFGFIISGSVKIYRLTPDGQEKVFEVIGDRNTFAEAMMFMDTGTYVATAQAVLPTQLLMLSNATYTRLLRENTETAMALLAALSVRMHQRLNEIEILSLKNATHRVIRYILAQALRSGTKCNTPSFELQMAKRLVAGHLSIQPETFSRIIHHLSDEGIIKVEGRLICILDRDRLENYD; translated from the coding sequence ATGGAACCGCATCCTTTATATCAAAAAATATTACGCGAACATCACCTGTTTTCTGCGCTTAATGAGAGCCAGTTAATCCAGTTGATAGAAGAAAGCCAATTGCTGAACCTTGAAAAGGGCGCTTATGTCTTTCGCCAAGGTGATTCCTGTAACAGTTTTGGCTTTATTATCTCTGGCAGTGTGAAAATTTATCGCCTAACCCCCGACGGCCAAGAAAAAGTTTTTGAGGTCATCGGTGACCGCAACACCTTTGCTGAAGCAATGATGTTTATGGATACCGGCACTTATGTGGCAACCGCACAAGCCGTATTGCCTACCCAGCTTTTGATGTTATCCAATGCAACCTATACCCGCTTGCTGCGTGAAAACACCGAAACGGCTATGGCATTATTGGCCGCACTTTCAGTGCGTATGCACCAGCGTTTGAATGAGATTGAGATTCTATCCTTAAAAAACGCCACCCATCGGGTGATTCGTTATATTTTGGCGCAAGCATTACGCTCGGGTACTAAGTGCAATACGCCAAGCTTTGAGCTGCAAATGGCTAAGCGTTTGGTTGCTGGGCACCTTTCCATTCAGCCAGAAACATTCTCGCGGATTATTCATCACCTCAGCGATGAGGGTATTATTAAAGTTGAAGGTCGTTTGATCTGTATTCTTGATCGAGATCGTCTCGAGAACTATGATTAA
- the serA gene encoding phosphoglycerate dehydrogenase, with translation MSKTSLDKSKIRFLLLEGVHQNAIDTLNAAGYTNIEYITGALPEAELKEKIADAHFVGIRSRTQLTEEVFECAQKLIAVGCFCIGTNQVDLNAARERGIAVFNAPYSNTRSVAELVLAQAIMLIRGIPQRNAASHRGGWMKSATGAYEIRGKKLGIIGYGSIGTQFSVLAEALGMDVYYYDIMAKLPLGNATQVATLEELLSISDIVSLHVPELPSTEWMIGEKEIRSMKKGSILMNAARGTVVVIDALAEAIKDGHLLGAAIDVFPVEPRSNGEEFESPLRGFDNVILTPHIGGSTQEAQANIGLEVAEKLVKYSDNGTSVTSVNFPEISLPSHPGKHRILHIHQNIPGVLGAINKVFADNKINVSSQFLRTDETVGYVVIDIAAEHSELALSKLQEVEGTMRCRILY, from the coding sequence ATGAGTAAAACATCGCTTGATAAAAGCAAAATTCGTTTTCTTCTTCTTGAAGGTGTTCACCAGAACGCAATCGATACACTGAATGCGGCTGGGTATACAAATATTGAGTATATTACCGGTGCCCTGCCAGAAGCAGAATTAAAAGAAAAAATCGCTGACGCTCACTTCGTTGGCATCCGCTCGCGCACTCAATTAACTGAAGAGGTTTTTGAGTGTGCACAAAAACTAATTGCTGTTGGTTGCTTCTGTATTGGTACCAACCAAGTTGACCTCAATGCCGCCCGTGAGCGTGGTATTGCTGTGTTTAATGCACCCTACTCAAACACCCGCTCGGTGGCTGAGCTGGTGTTGGCGCAAGCTATAATGCTGATTCGCGGCATTCCACAGCGCAACGCTGCTAGCCACCGTGGTGGCTGGATGAAGAGCGCCACCGGTGCCTATGAAATCCGCGGCAAAAAGCTCGGTATCATTGGTTACGGTTCTATTGGTACACAATTCTCGGTACTGGCTGAAGCACTGGGTATGGATGTCTACTATTACGACATTATGGCTAAACTACCGCTAGGTAATGCCACCCAGGTCGCCACTTTGGAAGAGCTGCTGTCCATCTCTGATATCGTTTCCTTACACGTTCCAGAGTTGCCCTCCACTGAGTGGATGATTGGTGAAAAAGAAATTCGAAGCATGAAGAAGGGGAGTATTTTAATGAATGCTGCCCGCGGAACTGTGGTTGTAATTGATGCGCTGGCTGAAGCCATTAAAGATGGCCACTTATTAGGTGCGGCAATTGATGTATTCCCCGTTGAGCCACGCTCCAACGGTGAAGAATTCGAAAGCCCACTGCGTGGTTTTGACAATGTGATTCTAACCCCGCACATTGGTGGATCAACCCAAGAAGCGCAAGCCAATATTGGTCTGGAAGTGGCGGAAAAACTGGTTAAATACAGTGATAACGGCACCTCCGTAACCTCGGTTAACTTCCCAGAAATATCGCTGCCATCGCACCCTGGCAAGCACCGTATCCTACATATTCACCAGAATATCCCAGGTGTTTTGGGCGCGATTAACAAGGTATTTGCCGACAACAAAATCAACGTATCCAGCCAGTTTTTGCGCACGGATGAAACCGTTGGTTATGTGGTGATTGATATTGCTGCAGAGCACTCTGAGCTGGCATTAAGCAAGCTGCAAGAAGTAGAAGGCACCATGCGCTGCCGTATTCTTTACTAA
- a CDS encoding fumarylacetoacetate hydrolase family protein, with product MSYQHRYIDGTRVHFPVGKVVCVGRNYAAHAKELNNPVPTEPLLFIKPASCVVSADGGFNIPTDRGAVHYEIEIAVLIGKPLSRQPSEEETLDAITGFAPALDLTLRDVQERLKEKSWPWEVAKSFDGACVLAPFVSGFTVKDSTDINVRLTINGEVRQDSNSRDMLYPIIPLIQHMAGQFALQPGDVVLTGTPAGVGPLHEGDELLMELPGHVAFSTCVLKRN from the coding sequence ATGAGCTATCAACATCGATACATAGACGGTACGCGCGTTCATTTCCCGGTGGGTAAAGTGGTGTGTGTGGGGCGTAACTATGCTGCGCATGCAAAAGAGTTGAATAATCCGGTACCGACTGAGCCTTTGTTGTTTATTAAACCTGCAAGCTGTGTGGTGTCGGCTGATGGCGGTTTTAATATCCCCACTGATCGTGGCGCAGTGCACTATGAAATTGAAATTGCGGTATTGATTGGTAAGCCTTTATCGCGTCAGCCCAGTGAAGAGGAAACTCTGGATGCCATTACTGGCTTTGCACCGGCTTTGGATTTAACTTTGCGTGATGTGCAAGAGCGCCTTAAAGAGAAAAGCTGGCCGTGGGAAGTCGCTAAATCCTTTGATGGAGCCTGCGTATTAGCGCCTTTTGTCTCAGGTTTTACGGTTAAAGATAGCACCGACATTAACGTGCGCTTGACCATCAATGGCGAAGTGCGCCAAGACAGCAACAGCCGTGACATGCTCTATCCGATCATTCCGCTGATTCAGCATATGGCTGGGCAGTTTGCTTTGCAGCCGGGTGATGTGGTGTTAACGGGTACGCCTGCCGGTGTTGGGCCGTTACACGAAGGTGATGAGCTACTGATGGAGTTACCCGGGCATGTTGCTTTTAGCACTTGTGTTCTTAAGCGTAACTGA
- the mutM gene encoding bifunctional DNA-formamidopyrimidine glycosylase/DNA-(apurinic or apyrimidinic site) lyase — MPELPEVETTRRGIAPHLLGQRVQRVVVRNGRLRWPIPEDLDVRLSGQQIVSVERRAKYLLIGAEVGTLISHLGMSGSLRMVEQGTPVAKHDHVDIELESGLILRYTDPRRFGAMLWSTEPPLQHKLLQKLGPEPLLDDFLSNHLYQHSRGRSMPVKPFIMDNAVVVGVGNIYASEALFAAGIDPRREAGRVSKARYAKLTQEIKRILAAAIEQGGTTLRDFVGGDGKPGYFQQTLFVYGRAGQPCLSCGRELDEVKLGQRASVYCGKCQR; from the coding sequence GTGCCTGAACTCCCTGAAGTTGAAACCACACGCCGTGGCATTGCTCCGCATTTGCTGGGTCAGCGTGTGCAGCGTGTGGTGGTGCGTAATGGGCGTTTACGCTGGCCGATCCCTGAAGACTTGGACGTGCGCCTCTCTGGGCAGCAGATTGTCAGCGTTGAGCGCCGCGCCAAGTATCTGCTGATCGGCGCTGAAGTGGGGACATTAATCAGTCACTTGGGCATGTCGGGCAGCTTGCGTATGGTCGAGCAGGGCACACCTGTGGCCAAGCACGACCATGTCGATATCGAACTGGAATCAGGCTTGATCTTGCGCTACACCGATCCTCGCCGTTTTGGTGCCATGCTGTGGAGCACTGAGCCGCCTTTGCAGCATAAGTTATTGCAAAAGTTGGGGCCTGAGCCACTGCTGGATGACTTTTTAAGCAATCACTTGTATCAGCATTCACGCGGCCGCAGTATGCCGGTCAAGCCTTTCATTATGGATAATGCGGTTGTCGTTGGTGTAGGTAATATTTATGCTAGCGAGGCGTTATTTGCTGCAGGCATTGATCCGCGCCGTGAAGCAGGCAGAGTGTCGAAGGCGCGTTATGCTAAATTGACGCAAGAAATTAAGCGTATTTTGGCTGCGGCCATTGAACAAGGTGGCACCACGCTGCGCGATTTTGTTGGTGGCGATGGAAAACCAGGTTACTTTCAACAAACATTGTTTGTTTACGGTCGCGCAGGCCAGCCTTGCCTGTCCTGTGGGCGCGAGTTGGACGAGGTTAAGCTCGGCCAGCGCGCCAGTGTGTATTGTGGCAAATGCCAGCGCTAA
- a CDS encoding alpha/beta fold hydrolase produces the protein MTGFDPQALRHSLSVLDAHSVDPELANTWRRFYQIDFAQQHADVECRLGVVEVGSYRIAMQVWRPPQALATLIVLHGYYDHMGLYGHVYDWALKQGYAVLCCDLPGHGLSSGAIASINSFQEYQQVLQALLSKAGQLQLPKPWHLLGQSTGGAIALDYLLAQQPLTEFGQTILLAPLVRPRAWQQSKLLYQLLKPFRSSVPRRFSDNSNDPAFVEFVRNDPLQAQVLPTAWVGALAQWIPHIEQAKRSQRSPIIVQGDADMTVDWQYNLNVLTEKFSEPRILLLPEARHHLVNEQQSIREQYFKFIGEQLN, from the coding sequence ATGACTGGATTTGATCCACAAGCGCTGCGTCATTCTTTATCTGTATTGGATGCGCACAGTGTTGATCCAGAATTGGCCAACACGTGGCGGCGTTTTTATCAGATTGACTTTGCTCAGCAGCATGCAGATGTTGAGTGCCGTTTGGGTGTGGTTGAAGTGGGCAGTTATCGGATTGCCATGCAAGTCTGGCGACCCCCACAAGCGCTGGCTACATTGATAGTGCTGCATGGTTACTACGACCACATGGGCTTGTATGGGCATGTTTATGATTGGGCCTTAAAGCAAGGCTATGCGGTGCTCTGTTGTGATTTGCCTGGGCATGGTTTGTCCAGTGGTGCGATAGCCAGTATTAATAGTTTCCAAGAATATCAGCAGGTCTTACAAGCACTGCTGAGTAAAGCTGGACAACTGCAGCTGCCTAAACCTTGGCATTTGTTGGGTCAGAGCACTGGTGGCGCAATTGCTTTAGATTACTTATTAGCTCAACAGCCTTTGACTGAATTTGGTCAGACTATTTTGCTTGCGCCGTTGGTGCGGCCGCGGGCTTGGCAGCAATCAAAGCTGCTTTACCAGTTGCTGAAACCCTTTCGCAGCAGTGTGCCAAGGCGTTTTTCAGATAATTCAAATGACCCTGCGTTTGTTGAATTTGTACGCAATGATCCATTGCAAGCGCAGGTGCTACCCACCGCTTGGGTGGGCGCTTTAGCACAATGGATTCCTCACATTGAGCAAGCCAAGCGCAGTCAGCGCAGCCCTATTATTGTGCAAGGCGATGCAGATATGACAGTTGATTGGCAGTACAACTTAAATGTCTTAACTGAGAAATTCAGTGAGCCAAGAATATTACTGCTGCCAGAGGCTCGGCATCATTTGGTGAATGAGCAGCAGAGCATCCGCGAGCAGTATTTTAAATTTATCGGCGAGCAATTGAATTAG
- a CDS encoding DUF6436 domain-containing protein, producing MLTGLWWYKSRFIRPFSETTAVFSGQQLRLPDNLAGTGAIRFVHFWDPNCPCNVGNQQHLAEMLEHYAGEVEFYHLQKPGSNGQLPKALRSMQHLNELPGSQHLPASPAVAIWDRSGQLAYFGPYSEGAVCNSSNSFIDPILDALIDNRPVTAANTLAVGCFCDWQ from the coding sequence ATGCTGACAGGCCTGTGGTGGTATAAATCACGTTTTATCCGGCCCTTTAGTGAAACCACAGCGGTTTTTAGTGGCCAGCAATTACGCTTGCCTGACAATTTAGCAGGCACAGGAGCAATTCGTTTTGTACACTTTTGGGACCCTAACTGCCCCTGCAATGTGGGCAATCAGCAGCATCTTGCAGAAATGCTCGAGCATTATGCTGGTGAAGTCGAGTTTTATCACTTGCAAAAGCCTGGCAGCAACGGCCAGCTACCCAAAGCGCTGCGAAGCATGCAGCATTTAAACGAACTGCCCGGTTCACAACATTTGCCTGCTAGCCCTGCAGTTGCCATCTGGGATCGTAGCGGCCAACTGGCCTATTTCGGCCCTTACAGTGAAGGCGCAGTGTGCAACTCCAGTAATAGCTTTATTGACCCGATATTAGATGCTTTGATAGATAATCGCCCTGTCACTGCAGCCAATACCTTAGCGGTAGGCTGTTTTTGTGACTGGCAGTAA
- a CDS encoding DnrP protein, giving the protein MATCLYCQHDNPIEQTVCEDCGMNLPQHTERDKAQRLSRFKWFVIGLTIFCAIMIVWLPRSNPAGG; this is encoded by the coding sequence ATGGCAACGTGTTTGTACTGTCAGCATGATAATCCAATCGAGCAAACTGTCTGCGAAGACTGTGGTATGAATTTACCGCAACATACAGAGCGTGATAAGGCGCAGCGTCTTTCACGCTTTAAGTGGTTTGTGATTGGCTTAACTATTTTTTGCGCAATTATGATTGTCTGGTTACCACGCAGTAACCCTGCCGGTGGTTAA
- a CDS encoding FAD-binding oxidoreductase produces the protein MTDLALIEELKTLVDAGKVLTDADSLEAYGKDWTKHFAPAPSAIVFPKTIEQVQAIVRWANQHKVALVPSGGRTGLSAGAVAANGEVVVSFDNMNQITAFNPTDRTVVCQPGVATQQLQMFAEGKGLYYPVDFASAGSSQIGGNIGTNAGGIKVIRYGMTRNWVAGMKVVTGKGDLLELNKDLIKNATGYDLRQLFIGAEGTLGFVVEATMRLDRAPKNLTALVLGAADFDSIMPVLHAFQNTLDLTAFEFFSDKALAKVLARGDVPAPFETDCPFYALIEFEAVSEEVAERALTTFEHCVEQGWVLDGVMSQSEQQLENLWKLREYISETIAHWTPYKNDISVTVGQVPAFLGDIDEIVAKNYPDFEVVWFGHIGDGNLHLNILKPDNLSKDEFFAQCAIVNQWVFETVQKYNGSISAEHGVGMTKRDYLHYSRSAEEVAYMQAIKAVFDPNGIMNPGKIFPV, from the coding sequence ATGACTGATCTTGCCCTTATAGAAGAGCTAAAAACCCTTGTTGATGCCGGTAAAGTACTGACTGATGCGGATTCATTAGAAGCCTATGGCAAAGACTGGACTAAGCATTTTGCGCCAGCGCCGAGCGCGATTGTTTTTCCGAAAACCATCGAGCAGGTGCAAGCCATTGTGCGCTGGGCTAACCAGCATAAAGTTGCATTAGTGCCGTCAGGCGGGCGCACAGGCTTGTCGGCGGGTGCAGTAGCAGCCAACGGTGAAGTGGTGGTGTCGTTTGACAATATGAATCAAATAACGGCTTTTAATCCGACCGACCGCACTGTTGTCTGCCAGCCTGGTGTCGCCACACAGCAGCTACAAATGTTTGCCGAAGGCAAAGGTTTGTATTATCCAGTGGACTTTGCTTCGGCAGGTTCAAGCCAAATCGGCGGTAATATCGGTACCAATGCTGGCGGTATTAAAGTGATCCGCTATGGCATGACCCGCAACTGGGTGGCCGGTATGAAAGTGGTCACTGGTAAAGGTGATCTGCTAGAACTGAATAAAGACTTGATTAAAAACGCTACCGGCTATGATTTACGCCAGTTGTTTATTGGCGCGGAAGGCACCTTAGGTTTTGTTGTTGAAGCGACGATGCGTCTTGATCGTGCACCGAAAAATCTAACAGCTTTAGTGCTGGGCGCGGCAGATTTTGATTCGATTATGCCGGTGCTGCATGCGTTTCAAAACACCTTGGATTTGACCGCTTTTGAGTTTTTCTCAGACAAAGCGTTAGCCAAGGTTTTAGCGCGCGGTGATGTGCCTGCGCCGTTTGAAACAGACTGTCCATTTTATGCGCTGATTGAGTTTGAAGCAGTCAGCGAGGAAGTAGCTGAGCGTGCCTTGACCACCTTTGAGCATTGTGTCGAACAAGGCTGGGTGCTCGATGGGGTGATGAGCCAAAGTGAGCAGCAGCTGGAAAATTTATGGAAGTTGCGTGAATATATTTCAGAAACCATTGCGCATTGGACGCCCTACAAAAACGATATCTCGGTGACTGTTGGTCAAGTACCGGCATTCTTGGGTGATATTGATGAGATTGTCGCGAAAAACTACCCTGATTTTGAAGTGGTTTGGTTTGGTCATATTGGTGACGGTAACCTGCATCTGAATATCCTCAAGCCCGACAACCTCAGCAAAGATGAGTTTTTTGCCCAGTGCGCAATTGTAAACCAGTGGGTTTTTGAAACCGTGCAAAAGTATAACGGCTCCATTTCTGCTGAACATGGTGTAGGGATGACCAAGCGTGATTACCTACATTACAGTCGCTCGGCAGAAGAGGTGGCTTACATGCAGGCGATTAAGGCGGTTTTTGATCCAAATGGCATTATGAATCCGGGCAAGATTTTTCCAGTATAA